Proteins encoded within one genomic window of Sminthopsis crassicaudata isolate SCR6 chromosome X, ASM4859323v1, whole genome shotgun sequence:
- the NONO gene encoding non-POU domain-containing octamer-binding protein isoform X1, with translation MEQKNAECFSNLQALWRNLLPGSSRGFHFSKGAKMQSNKGFNLDKQNHTPRKQHQHQHQHQHQQQQQQQQSQPQQQQQQQPPPIPANGQQANSQNEGLTIDLKNFRKPGEKTFTQRSRLFVGNLPPDITEEEMRKLFEKYGKAGEVFIHKDKGFGFIRLETRTLAEIAKVELDNMPLRGKQLRVRFACHSASLTVRNLPQFVSNELLEEAFSVFGQVERAVVIVDDRGRPSGKGIVEFSGKPAARKALDRCSEGSFLLTTFPRPVTVEPMDQLDDEEGLPEKLVIKNQQFHKEREQPPRFAQPGSFEYEYAMRWKALIEMEKQQQDQVDRNIKEAREKLEMEMEAARHEHQVMLMRQDLMRRQEELRRMEELHNQEVQKRKQMELRQEEERRRREEEMRRQQEEMMRRQQEGFKGNFPDAREQEMRMGQMGIGGAMGINNRGSLGGANVPAGAPSAPGPGPMMPDGTMGMTPPPSDRFGQGGTMEGLGAMGGNPPAFNRGTPGGDFGPNKRRRY, from the exons ATGGAGCAAAAGAATGCAGAGTGCTTTTCCAACCTCCAAGCTCTAT GGAGGAATCTGTTACCTGGTTCTAGCAGAGGCTTTCATTTTTCTAAG gGTGCAAAAATGCAGAGCAACAAAGGTTTTAACCTGGATAAACAGAATCATACTCCAAGGAAGCAGCACCAGCACCAACACCAGCATCagcaccagcagcagcagcagcagcagcagtcgcagccgcagcagcagcagcagcagcaaccaCCACCAATACCTGCAAATGGGCAGCAGGCCAACAGCCAGA ATGAAGGCCTGACTATTGATCTGAAGAATTTTAGGAAGCCGGGGGAGAAGACCTTCACCCAGCGTAGCCGCCTCTTTGTGGGCAATCTCCCTCCTGACATCActgaagaagagatgaggaagCTGTTTGAGAAATATGGCAAGGCAGGGGAGGTGTTCATTCACAAGGACAAAGGCTTTGGTTTCATCCGCCTG GAAACCCGCACCCTAGCTGAGATCGCTAAAGTGGAGCTGGACAACATGCCCTTGCGTGGAAAGCAGTTGCGAGTGCGCTTTGCCTGCCATAGCGCATCCCTGACGGTTAGGAACCTGCCTCAGTTCGTGTCCAATGAACTGTTGGAGGAGGCTTTCTCTGTCTTTGGCCAGGTGGAGAGGGCTGTAGTGATTGTGGATGATCGAGGGAGACCTTCAGGGAAAGGCATTGTGGAATTCTCAGGGAAGCCAGCTGCCCGGAAAGCTCTGGACAGATGCAGTGAAGGGTCCTTCCTTCTGACCAC ATTTCCTCGGCCAGTGACCGTGGAGCCGATGGACCAGCTAGATGATGAAGAAGGGCTACCGGAGAAGTTGGTCATCAAGAACCAACAATTCCACAA GGAGCGAGAGCAGCCACCTCGATTTGCCCAGCCTGGCTCCTTTGAATATGAGTATGCCATGCGCTGGAAAGCACTGATTGAGATGGAGAAACAGCAGCAGGACCAAGTCGACCGAAATATCAAGGAAGCCAGagagaaactggaaatggagATGGAGGCTGCTCGCCATGAGCACCAGGTCATGTTGATGAGACAGG ATTTGATGAGACGCCAGGAAGAGCTTCGAAGGATGGAGGAGCTGCATAACCAGGAGGTGCAGAAACGCAAGCAAATGGAGCTCAG GCAGGAGGAGGAACGCAGGCGGCGTGAGGAGGAGATGAGACGGCAGCAGGAAGAAATGATGCGACGGCAGCAGGAGGGCTTCAAAGGAAACTTCCCTGATGCG agaGAGCAGGAGATGCGGATGGGCCAGATGGGTATAGGAG GTGCTATGGGCATAAACAACAGAGGATCCTTGGGAGGTGCTAATGTACCAGCTGGTGCCCCAAGTGCTCCAGGGCCTGGTCCAATGATGCCAGATGGAACCATGGGAATG ACCCCACCACCCAGTGACCGCTTTGGCCAGGGTGGTACAATGGAAGGACTTGGGGCAATGGGTGGAAACCCTCCCGCATTCAACCGAGGAACTCCTGGAGGGGACTTTGGCCCAAACAAACGTCGCAGATACTAA
- the NONO gene encoding non-POU domain-containing octamer-binding protein isoform X2 translates to MQSNKGFNLDKQNHTPRKQHQHQHQHQHQQQQQQQQSQPQQQQQQQPPPIPANGQQANSQNEGLTIDLKNFRKPGEKTFTQRSRLFVGNLPPDITEEEMRKLFEKYGKAGEVFIHKDKGFGFIRLETRTLAEIAKVELDNMPLRGKQLRVRFACHSASLTVRNLPQFVSNELLEEAFSVFGQVERAVVIVDDRGRPSGKGIVEFSGKPAARKALDRCSEGSFLLTTFPRPVTVEPMDQLDDEEGLPEKLVIKNQQFHKEREQPPRFAQPGSFEYEYAMRWKALIEMEKQQQDQVDRNIKEAREKLEMEMEAARHEHQVMLMRQDLMRRQEELRRMEELHNQEVQKRKQMELRQEEERRRREEEMRRQQEEMMRRQQEGFKGNFPDAREQEMRMGQMGIGGAMGINNRGSLGGANVPAGAPSAPGPGPMMPDGTMGMTPPPSDRFGQGGTMEGLGAMGGNPPAFNRGTPGGDFGPNKRRRY, encoded by the exons ATGCAGAGCAACAAAGGTTTTAACCTGGATAAACAGAATCATACTCCAAGGAAGCAGCACCAGCACCAACACCAGCATCagcaccagcagcagcagcagcagcagcagtcgcagccgcagcagcagcagcagcagcaaccaCCACCAATACCTGCAAATGGGCAGCAGGCCAACAGCCAGA ATGAAGGCCTGACTATTGATCTGAAGAATTTTAGGAAGCCGGGGGAGAAGACCTTCACCCAGCGTAGCCGCCTCTTTGTGGGCAATCTCCCTCCTGACATCActgaagaagagatgaggaagCTGTTTGAGAAATATGGCAAGGCAGGGGAGGTGTTCATTCACAAGGACAAAGGCTTTGGTTTCATCCGCCTG GAAACCCGCACCCTAGCTGAGATCGCTAAAGTGGAGCTGGACAACATGCCCTTGCGTGGAAAGCAGTTGCGAGTGCGCTTTGCCTGCCATAGCGCATCCCTGACGGTTAGGAACCTGCCTCAGTTCGTGTCCAATGAACTGTTGGAGGAGGCTTTCTCTGTCTTTGGCCAGGTGGAGAGGGCTGTAGTGATTGTGGATGATCGAGGGAGACCTTCAGGGAAAGGCATTGTGGAATTCTCAGGGAAGCCAGCTGCCCGGAAAGCTCTGGACAGATGCAGTGAAGGGTCCTTCCTTCTGACCAC ATTTCCTCGGCCAGTGACCGTGGAGCCGATGGACCAGCTAGATGATGAAGAAGGGCTACCGGAGAAGTTGGTCATCAAGAACCAACAATTCCACAA GGAGCGAGAGCAGCCACCTCGATTTGCCCAGCCTGGCTCCTTTGAATATGAGTATGCCATGCGCTGGAAAGCACTGATTGAGATGGAGAAACAGCAGCAGGACCAAGTCGACCGAAATATCAAGGAAGCCAGagagaaactggaaatggagATGGAGGCTGCTCGCCATGAGCACCAGGTCATGTTGATGAGACAGG ATTTGATGAGACGCCAGGAAGAGCTTCGAAGGATGGAGGAGCTGCATAACCAGGAGGTGCAGAAACGCAAGCAAATGGAGCTCAG GCAGGAGGAGGAACGCAGGCGGCGTGAGGAGGAGATGAGACGGCAGCAGGAAGAAATGATGCGACGGCAGCAGGAGGGCTTCAAAGGAAACTTCCCTGATGCG agaGAGCAGGAGATGCGGATGGGCCAGATGGGTATAGGAG GTGCTATGGGCATAAACAACAGAGGATCCTTGGGAGGTGCTAATGTACCAGCTGGTGCCCCAAGTGCTCCAGGGCCTGGTCCAATGATGCCAGATGGAACCATGGGAATG ACCCCACCACCCAGTGACCGCTTTGGCCAGGGTGGTACAATGGAAGGACTTGGGGCAATGGGTGGAAACCCTCCCGCATTCAACCGAGGAACTCCTGGAGGGGACTTTGGCCCAAACAAACGTCGCAGATACTAA
- the ITGB1BP2 gene encoding integrin beta-1-binding protein 2 isoform X1 produces MSMLCFNKGCGQHFDPDANLPDGCRHHPGVPIFHDALKGWSCCPKRTTDFSEFLSIQGCTLGPHSAEKPPESSSTRSALQGPKRSDAIPKSAETLRRERPKEELNLCLLPLSVSHALESALEQKELVPEAREPGAGLSDSVVQPGSVCRNPGCGAVSKTWRDLESGWGSREVLLCAPLFPPCLSVSFPSPPKVFQGPESDASPCSFHPGGPRFHEGMKSWSCCGVTTVDFSTFLAQPGCSLGRHVWQTQQRVSCRRDWHQTASVVVVTVYGQRPLPALSWVKASRTKLHIHIAFEGNRVFQEQMELCGVITVEQSAVSLMPSRAEISLTKADPGAWAHLEQPGTGMPVGKVREDVGPGMIAEELEDSDDDLSWTEEEEEEVEGE; encoded by the exons ATGTCCATGCTCTGCTTTAATAAAGGCTGTGGGCAGCACTTCGACCCAGATGCCAACCTCCCAG ATGGCTGTCGCCATCACCCTGGGGTGCCCATATTCCATGATGCCCTTAAG GGTTGGTCCTGTTGCCCTAAACGAACGACAGATTTCTCAGAGTTCTTAAGTATCCAG GGTTGTACTCTGGGACCACACAGTGCCGAGAAGCCTCCAGAGAGCTCTAGTACTAGGAGTGCCCTCCAGGGGCCCAAGCGTTCGGACGCCATTCCGAAGTCAGCAGAGACGCTTCGTCGGGAAAGGCCTAA GGAAGAGCTGAACCTGTGCCTCCTGCCACTCAGTGTATCTCATGCCCTGGAGAGTGCCCTGGAACAGAAGGAGCTTGTACCAGAGGCCCGTGAGCCTGGAGCAG GACTCAGCGATTCTGTGGTCCAGCCTGGCTCTGTCTGCCGGAACCCAGGATGCGGTGCTGTAAGTAAAACCTGGCGAGATTTGGAGAGTGGTTGGGGATCACGTGAGGTGCTTTTGTGTGcccctttattccctccctgcCTTTCTGTTTCCTTCCCGTCCCCCCCCAAGGTATTCCAAGGCCCAGAGAGTGATGCCAGCCCCTGCAGTTTCCATCCTGGAGGGCCTCGATTCCATGAGGG GATGAAGTCTTGGAGCTGCTGTGGTGTAACAACAGTGGATTTTAGCACATTTTTGGCACAACCAGGATGCAGCCTTGGTAGACATGTCTGGCAGACACAG CAACGTGTCTCCTGCCGCCGTGACTGGCACCAGACGGCCTCTGTAGTAGTGGTGACCGTGTATGGCCAGCGACCGCTGCCTGCGCTCAGCTGGGTCAAGGCCAGTCGGACCAAG CTTCACATCCACATAGCTTTTGAGGGCAACCGGGTTTTCCAGGAACAAATGGAGCTGTGTGGG gTTATAACCGTGGAACAAAGTGCTGTCTCCCTCATGCCATCTCGGGCTGAGATCTCCCTGACCAAGGCTGACCCAGGGGCCTGGGCCCACTTGGAGCAGCCAGGAACAGGGATGCCCGTTGGGAAGGTTAGGGAGGACGTTGGGCCTGGGATGATTGCAGAGGAGCTGGAGGATTCAGATGATGATTTGAGCTggacagaggaagaggaggaagaggttgAGGGAGAGTGA
- the ITGB1BP2 gene encoding integrin beta-1-binding protein 2 isoform X2, whose protein sequence is MSMLCFNKGCGQHFDPDANLPDGCRHHPGVPIFHDALKGWSCCPKRTTDFSEFLSIQGCTLGPHSAEKPPESSSTRSALQGPKRSDAIPKSAETLRRERPKEELNLCLLPLSVSHALESALEQKELVPEAREPGAGLSDSVVQPGSVCRNPGCGAVFQGPESDASPCSFHPGGPRFHEGMKSWSCCGVTTVDFSTFLAQPGCSLGRHVWQTQQRVSCRRDWHQTASVVVVTVYGQRPLPALSWVKASRTKLHIHIAFEGNRVFQEQMELCGVITVEQSAVSLMPSRAEISLTKADPGAWAHLEQPGTGMPVGKVREDVGPGMIAEELEDSDDDLSWTEEEEEEVEGE, encoded by the exons ATGTCCATGCTCTGCTTTAATAAAGGCTGTGGGCAGCACTTCGACCCAGATGCCAACCTCCCAG ATGGCTGTCGCCATCACCCTGGGGTGCCCATATTCCATGATGCCCTTAAG GGTTGGTCCTGTTGCCCTAAACGAACGACAGATTTCTCAGAGTTCTTAAGTATCCAG GGTTGTACTCTGGGACCACACAGTGCCGAGAAGCCTCCAGAGAGCTCTAGTACTAGGAGTGCCCTCCAGGGGCCCAAGCGTTCGGACGCCATTCCGAAGTCAGCAGAGACGCTTCGTCGGGAAAGGCCTAA GGAAGAGCTGAACCTGTGCCTCCTGCCACTCAGTGTATCTCATGCCCTGGAGAGTGCCCTGGAACAGAAGGAGCTTGTACCAGAGGCCCGTGAGCCTGGAGCAG GACTCAGCGATTCTGTGGTCCAGCCTGGCTCTGTCTGCCGGAACCCAGGATGCGGTGCT GTATTCCAAGGCCCAGAGAGTGATGCCAGCCCCTGCAGTTTCCATCCTGGAGGGCCTCGATTCCATGAGGG GATGAAGTCTTGGAGCTGCTGTGGTGTAACAACAGTGGATTTTAGCACATTTTTGGCACAACCAGGATGCAGCCTTGGTAGACATGTCTGGCAGACACAG CAACGTGTCTCCTGCCGCCGTGACTGGCACCAGACGGCCTCTGTAGTAGTGGTGACCGTGTATGGCCAGCGACCGCTGCCTGCGCTCAGCTGGGTCAAGGCCAGTCGGACCAAG CTTCACATCCACATAGCTTTTGAGGGCAACCGGGTTTTCCAGGAACAAATGGAGCTGTGTGGG gTTATAACCGTGGAACAAAGTGCTGTCTCCCTCATGCCATCTCGGGCTGAGATCTCCCTGACCAAGGCTGACCCAGGGGCCTGGGCCCACTTGGAGCAGCCAGGAACAGGGATGCCCGTTGGGAAGGTTAGGGAGGACGTTGGGCCTGGGATGATTGCAGAGGAGCTGGAGGATTCAGATGATGATTTGAGCTggacagaggaagaggaggaagaggttgAGGGAGAGTGA
- the LOC141548251 gene encoding rho-related GTP-binding protein RhoG-like isoform X3, whose amino-acid sequence MTVEGGGRMQTIKCVVVGDGAVGKTCLLISYTTNAFPEEYIPTVFDNYSAQMSVDGRTVSLNLWDTAGQEEYDRLRTLSYPQTNVFVICFSIGSPSSYANVRHKWHPEVSHHCPNVPILLVGTKKDLRNDLATLKRLKEQSLTPTTPQQGTSLAKQVGAVKYLECSALMQDGVGEVFAEAVRAVLYPVTKKNTKKCILL is encoded by the exons AT GAccgtggagggaggaggaaggatgcAGACGATCAAGTGTGTGGTGGTTGGGGATGGGGCTGTGGGCAAGACGTGCCTTCTTATTAGCTACACGACCAACGCCTTTCCCGAGGAGTACATCCCCACCGTCTTCGACAATTACAGTGCCCAGATGTCTGTGGACGGCCGGACGGTCAGCCTGAATCTGTGGGACACAGCTGGCCAAGAGGAGTACGACCGGCTCCGGACCCTGTCCTACCCTCAGACCAATGTCTTTGTCATCTGCTTCTCCATTGGCAGCCCTTCCTCCTATGCCAATGTGCGGCATAAGTGGCATCCGGAGGTCTCCCATCACTGCCCCAATGTGCCCATCCTGCTTGTGGGCACCAAAAAGGACCTTCGAAATGACCTCGCAACCTTGAAGAGACTGAAGGAGCAGAGCCTGACGCCCACTACTCCTCAGCAAGGGACCTCCCTGGCCAAGCAGGTGGGCGCCGTTAAGTATCTCGAGTGCTCGGCCCTGATGCAGGATGGAGTCGGTGAGGTGTTTGCGGAGGCTGTGAGAGCCGTGCTCTACCCGGTCACCAAGAAGAACACAAAGAAATGCATCCTCTTGTAG
- the LOC141548251 gene encoding rho-related GTP-binding protein RhoG-like isoform X1: MDLKVTVEGGGRMQTIKCVVVGDGAVGKTCLLISYTTNAFPEEYIPTVFDNYSAQMSVDGRTVSLNLWDTAGQEEYDRLRTLSYPQTNVFVICFSIGSPSSYANVRHKWHPEVSHHCPNVPILLVGTKKDLRNDLATLKRLKEQSLTPTTPQQGTSLAKQVGAVKYLECSALMQDGVGEVFAEAVRAVLYPVTKKNTKKCILL, translated from the exons ATGGATCTTAAGGT GAccgtggagggaggaggaaggatgcAGACGATCAAGTGTGTGGTGGTTGGGGATGGGGCTGTGGGCAAGACGTGCCTTCTTATTAGCTACACGACCAACGCCTTTCCCGAGGAGTACATCCCCACCGTCTTCGACAATTACAGTGCCCAGATGTCTGTGGACGGCCGGACGGTCAGCCTGAATCTGTGGGACACAGCTGGCCAAGAGGAGTACGACCGGCTCCGGACCCTGTCCTACCCTCAGACCAATGTCTTTGTCATCTGCTTCTCCATTGGCAGCCCTTCCTCCTATGCCAATGTGCGGCATAAGTGGCATCCGGAGGTCTCCCATCACTGCCCCAATGTGCCCATCCTGCTTGTGGGCACCAAAAAGGACCTTCGAAATGACCTCGCAACCTTGAAGAGACTGAAGGAGCAGAGCCTGACGCCCACTACTCCTCAGCAAGGGACCTCCCTGGCCAAGCAGGTGGGCGCCGTTAAGTATCTCGAGTGCTCGGCCCTGATGCAGGATGGAGTCGGTGAGGTGTTTGCGGAGGCTGTGAGAGCCGTGCTCTACCCGGTCACCAAGAAGAACACAAAGAAATGCATCCTCTTGTAG
- the LOC141548251 gene encoding rho-related GTP-binding protein RhoG-like isoform X2, which translates to MIETVEGGGRMQTIKCVVVGDGAVGKTCLLISYTTNAFPEEYIPTVFDNYSAQMSVDGRTVSLNLWDTAGQEEYDRLRTLSYPQTNVFVICFSIGSPSSYANVRHKWHPEVSHHCPNVPILLVGTKKDLRNDLATLKRLKEQSLTPTTPQQGTSLAKQVGAVKYLECSALMQDGVGEVFAEAVRAVLYPVTKKNTKKCILL; encoded by the exons ATGATTGA GAccgtggagggaggaggaaggatgcAGACGATCAAGTGTGTGGTGGTTGGGGATGGGGCTGTGGGCAAGACGTGCCTTCTTATTAGCTACACGACCAACGCCTTTCCCGAGGAGTACATCCCCACCGTCTTCGACAATTACAGTGCCCAGATGTCTGTGGACGGCCGGACGGTCAGCCTGAATCTGTGGGACACAGCTGGCCAAGAGGAGTACGACCGGCTCCGGACCCTGTCCTACCCTCAGACCAATGTCTTTGTCATCTGCTTCTCCATTGGCAGCCCTTCCTCCTATGCCAATGTGCGGCATAAGTGGCATCCGGAGGTCTCCCATCACTGCCCCAATGTGCCCATCCTGCTTGTGGGCACCAAAAAGGACCTTCGAAATGACCTCGCAACCTTGAAGAGACTGAAGGAGCAGAGCCTGACGCCCACTACTCCTCAGCAAGGGACCTCCCTGGCCAAGCAGGTGGGCGCCGTTAAGTATCTCGAGTGCTCGGCCCTGATGCAGGATGGAGTCGGTGAGGTGTTTGCGGAGGCTGTGAGAGCCGTGCTCTACCCGGTCACCAAGAAGAACACAAAGAAATGCATCCTCTTGTAG
- the LOC141548251 gene encoding rho-related GTP-binding protein RhoG-like isoform X4 — translation MQTIKCVVVGDGAVGKTCLLISYTTNAFPEEYIPTVFDNYSAQMSVDGRTVSLNLWDTAGQEEYDRLRTLSYPQTNVFVICFSIGSPSSYANVRHKWHPEVSHHCPNVPILLVGTKKDLRNDLATLKRLKEQSLTPTTPQQGTSLAKQVGAVKYLECSALMQDGVGEVFAEAVRAVLYPVTKKNTKKCILL, via the coding sequence atgcAGACGATCAAGTGTGTGGTGGTTGGGGATGGGGCTGTGGGCAAGACGTGCCTTCTTATTAGCTACACGACCAACGCCTTTCCCGAGGAGTACATCCCCACCGTCTTCGACAATTACAGTGCCCAGATGTCTGTGGACGGCCGGACGGTCAGCCTGAATCTGTGGGACACAGCTGGCCAAGAGGAGTACGACCGGCTCCGGACCCTGTCCTACCCTCAGACCAATGTCTTTGTCATCTGCTTCTCCATTGGCAGCCCTTCCTCCTATGCCAATGTGCGGCATAAGTGGCATCCGGAGGTCTCCCATCACTGCCCCAATGTGCCCATCCTGCTTGTGGGCACCAAAAAGGACCTTCGAAATGACCTCGCAACCTTGAAGAGACTGAAGGAGCAGAGCCTGACGCCCACTACTCCTCAGCAAGGGACCTCCCTGGCCAAGCAGGTGGGCGCCGTTAAGTATCTCGAGTGCTCGGCCCTGATGCAGGATGGAGTCGGTGAGGTGTTTGCGGAGGCTGTGAGAGCCGTGCTCTACCCGGTCACCAAGAAGAACACAAAGAAATGCATCCTCTTGTAG